In Plasmodium falciparum 3D7 genome assembly, chromosome: 6, the following proteins share a genomic window:
- a CDS encoding kinetochore protein NDC80, putative — MNNHSVYNKFNLTHSVFNNNTNLNNSIYVSGDKKNKSRTSLNNLSFYKPNASVYVKKVDKSDKKDNVKILIRYLGWKNYSGCITPNLFKNPSMTDLINIWNFIFKHVDPLIEVNKDNYGEVVLSFYKDIGYPYTISKSTLVAPTTGLQYNTHLSALAWLCQLLIFEVECFNDINEEKDLSLSYDFNELNEIKMDDFILHSYQSYINKEEKNLNDMLRTNLEKEIDRLDNDINNKIEDINEKKKKVEEIKNHMKENEELIKRNKVLCEENKKIKQLYTNSLDETEKLEKDIEICKISNQDEKNKTENILDEIKKVKDILQKQTLNKAQFVQMNENIDKNKEKIEHIKNEIQALNNEYPNLSEKLNNRNSDLKKIARNINEKFIEIVENINLYKNISTSQWNEIHPININIDSTTVDNMLNVNWKDFKSNVKQFIDKDEQELKNSLNLIEENEKQIKVTEKDIQDLKQEIMDKENLVKQMNEDTNNFLNESTKTFNQIVAENEKMLEEAEEKLSETNEMFSEVRTSREQKENELEKIKEENEKKFKEKLSVLQKACAMLIELKRYSKSYISIVVEEKKKELDLYKDLQKSVVD, encoded by the exons ATGAATAATCATTCAGTGTATAATAAATTCAATCTTACCCATTCAGTGttcaataataatacaaatttgAATAATAGTATTTATGTTTCTGgagataagaaaaataaatcgCGTACATCCTTGAACAACTTATCTTTTTATAAACCTAATGCATctgtatatgtaaaaaaggTGGACAAAAgtgataaaaaagataatgtaaaaatattaattcgATATTTAGGATGGAAAAATTATAGTGGCTGTATAACACCGAATTTATTTAAGAATCCAAGTATGACcgatttaataaatatatggaactttatatttaaacatGTGGACCCTTTAATAGAagtaaataaagataattatGGAGAAGTTGTATTAAGTTTTTATAAAGACATAGGATATCCATATACTATATCTAAATCAACATTAGTAGCGCCAACAACAGGTTTACAATATAATACACATTTATCAGCTCTTGCTTGGTTATGtcaattattaatttttgaaGTAGAATgttttaatgatataaatgaagaaaaggaTTTAAGTTTATCTTATGATTTTAATGAATTGAACGAAATAAAAATGgatgattttattttacatagTTACCAATcctatattaataaagaagaaaaaaatttaaatgatatGTTAAGAACTaatttagaaaaagaaatcgACAGATTAgataatgatattaataataaaattgaagATATTAatgagaagaaaaaaaaagttgaagaaataaaaaaccatatgaaagaaaatgaagaattaattaaaagaaataaagttCTTTgtgaggaaaataaaaaaattaaacaattatatacaaatagtTTAGATGAAACAGAGAAATTAGAAAAAGATATTGAGATATGTAAAATATCTAAtcaagatgaaaaaaataaaacggAAAACATCTTAGacgaaattaaaaaagtaaaagaTATCTTACAAAAACAAACATTAAACAAAGCACAATTTGTCCAAATGaatgaaaatattgataaaaataaagaaaaaattgaacatattaaaaatgaaatccAAGCTCTAAATAATGAATATCCTAATTTAAGTGAAAAGTTAAATAATCGAAATagtgatttaaaaaaaatagcaagaaatataaatgaaaaatttatagaaattgttgaaaatattaatttatataaaaatatatcgaCATCTCAATGGAACGAAATACATCCaatcaatataaatatagattCTACTACCGTCGATAATATGTTAAATGTAAACTGGAAAGATTTCAAAAGTAATGTTAAACAGTTTATTGATAAAGATGAACAAGAACTTAAAAATTCATTAAATCTAAtcgaagaaaatgaaaaacaaattaaagtCACAGAGAAAGATATCCAAGATTTAAAACAAGAAATTATGGATAAGGAAAACTTGGTCAAACAGATGAATGAGGATACAAATAATTTTCTCAACGAATCTACTAAAACGTTTAATCAAATAGTAGCAGAAAATGAG aaaatgTTGGAAGAGGCTGAAGAGAAATtg AGTGAGACCAATGAGATGTTCAGTGAGGTTAGGACATCGAGAGAACAGAAGGAAAATGAACTtgagaaaataaaagaggaaaatgagaaaaaattTAAGGAAAAGTTGTCAGTTCTTCAAAAG gcTTGCGCTATGCTTATAGAGTTAAAAAGATACAGCAAGTCTTATATATCCAT TGTGGTCGAAGAGAAGAAAAAGGAATTGGATCTATACAAAGACCTTCAAAAAAGTGTTGTTGATTAA